One Silene latifolia isolate original U9 population chromosome 4, ASM4854445v1, whole genome shotgun sequence DNA segment encodes these proteins:
- the LOC141651186 gene encoding 14.7 kDa heat shock protein-like, with amino-acid sequence MSHLTRFRPFLRHATRKYCTSLPPWAPPSMKPAPDKPWMPNGAMKRGPKSFMDYWESETGVNLWVLMPGVPKGNVTVNVTANKISFHGIELLNLPGFPVSKDEEFKREYDGFFFANPTRFDAAKIKAEIVDGIFWLHVPKLSH; translated from the coding sequence ATGTCGCACCTCACTCGCTTCCGGCCATTCCTCCGACACGCGACCCGCAAGTACTGTACCAGTCTACCACCATGGGCACCTCCTTCAATGAAACCCGCCCCCGATAAACCGTGGATGCCGAACGGCGCTATGAAGCGTGGTCCGAAATCTTTCATGGATTACTGGGAATCCGAGACTGGGGTTAACCTTTGGGTGCTTATGCCCGGTGTTCCCAAGGGTAATGTCACTGTCAATGTAACCGCCAATAAGATTTCATTCCACGGCATCGAGCTTCTTAATCTCCCCGGCTTCCCGGTTTCTAAAGATGAGGAGTTTAAAAGGGAgtatgatggtttcttctttgcTAACCCTACTCGCTTTGATGCTGCTAAAATCAAGGCTGAAATCGTTGATGGCATTTTCTGGCTCCACGTTCCTAAGCTTAGTCACTAG
- the LOC141652129 gene encoding putative xyloglucan 6-xylosyltransferase 5: MGRDDTDNGKPASPKRSPRLQQMQKTFNNIKITLICGLITILVLRGTIGFGDLTSSSVEAESQALIEETNRILAEIRSDKDPGDPLDENESTSNSNVTYTLGPRIDDWDSQRQNWLKQNPGFPNVVNGKDRVLLVTGSTPNPCDNPSGDHYLLKGLKNKIDYCRLHGMEIVYNMAHLDKEMAGYWAKLPLIRKLMLSHPEIEWIWWLDSDALFTDMVFEIPFAKYKDSNLVIHGYPDLLFEQNSWIALNTGSFLFRNCQWSLDLLDAWAPMGPKGQVREEAGKILTANLKGRPAFEADDQSALIYLLLSQKNKWISKVFIENSYYLHGFWLGLVDKYEEMAEKYHPGLGDERWPFVTHFVGCKPCGSYGDYPVEKCLKSMERAFNFADNQVLKLYGFRHRGLLSPNIRSIRNETDDPLKFVDQLDIRHHVVVGSSKS, encoded by the coding sequence ATGGGTCGTGATGACACGGACAATGGGAAACCAGCGAGTCCTAAACGGTCTCCTAGACTACAACAGATGCAGAAGACATTCAACAACATTAAGATCACCCTTATTTGTGGGCTTATAACGATTTTGGTGCTAAGGGGTACAATTGGGTTTGGAGACCTCACCAGCTCATCGGTTGAGGCCGAGAGTCAGGCTCTAATCGAGGAGACCAATCGGATCCTTGCAGAGATACGGTCTGACAAGGATCCAGGTGACCCATTGGACGAGAATGAGTCAACATCAAACTCCAACGTGACGTACACGTTGGGGCCAAGAATTGACGACTGGGATAGCCAACGTCAAAATTGGCTCAAGCAAAACCCGGGCTTTCCTAATGTTGTAAATGGGAAAGACCGGGTTTTGCTGGTCACAGGGTCAACACCCAACCCGTGTGACAACCCGTCCGGGGATCACTATCTTTTGAAGGGGTTGAAGAATAAGATTGATTATTGTAGGTTGCATGGGATGGAGATAGTGTACAATATGGCTCATCTAGATAAAGAGATGGCTGGTTATTGGGCCAAGTTACCATTAATTAGAAAACTAATGCTTTCGCACCCGGAAATCGAGTGGATCTGGTGGTTAGATAGTGATGCATTGTTCACTGACATGGTATTTGAGATCCCATTTGCCAAGTACAAAGATTCTAATCTCGTGATCCATGGCTATCCGGATTTGCTATTTGAGCAAAACTCGTGGATCGCCCTCAATACCGGAAGTTTTCTCTTCCGGAATTGTCAATGGTCTTTGGACTTACTTGACGCGTGGGCACCCATGGGCCCTAAGGGTCAAGTAAGGGAAGAGGCCGGTAAGATCCTTACCGCGAATTTAAAGGGTAGACCCGCTTTTGAGGCCGATGATCAATCTGCATTGATATACTTGTTACTTTCCCAAAAGAACAAGTGGATTAGTAAGGTGTTCATTGAAAACTCGTACTACTTACACGGGTTTTGGTTGGGTCTAGTCGATAAATACGAGGAAATGGCCGAGAAATACCATCCCGGGTTAGGCGATGAGAGGTGGCCATTTGTGACACATTTTGTAGGGTGCAAGCCTTGTGGTAGTTATGGGGATTACCCTGTTGAAAAGTGTTTGAAGAGCATGGAAAGAGCCTTTAATTTTGCTGATAATCAAGTACTTAAGCTATATGGGTTTAGGCATAGGGGTTTATTAAGCCCTAATATTAGAAGTATTCGGAATGAAACTGATGATCCTTTGAAGTTTGTGGATCAacttgatattcgtcaccatgtTGTTGTTGGATCATCAAAGAGCTAG